A portion of the Lysinibacillus timonensis genome contains these proteins:
- a CDS encoding DUF1273 domain-containing protein: MIKSLYVSGYRSHELGIFNDKHPGIPIIKKAIENELRTLIDEGLEWVIISGGQGVETWAAEVVMDLKQEFLHLKYSVITPFLDQEKNWNEAKQEKYIHIVSNADFVTSVTKRPYEAPWQFVEKDKFIIQNTDALLLIYDEDNEASPKYLKRLAEKYADTHPYELIYINAYDLQMVAEEIQQSEW; the protein is encoded by the coding sequence ATGATTAAGTCATTGTACGTTTCTGGTTACCGTTCTCACGAATTAGGTATATTTAACGATAAACATCCTGGTATTCCCATTATAAAAAAGGCAATCGAAAATGAATTGAGAACATTAATTGATGAAGGACTCGAGTGGGTGATTATAAGTGGTGGACAAGGCGTTGAAACATGGGCCGCAGAAGTTGTGATGGATTTAAAACAAGAATTTCTACATCTAAAATATTCCGTAATTACACCATTTTTAGATCAAGAGAAAAATTGGAATGAGGCCAAACAAGAAAAATATATTCATATTGTAAGTAACGCCGACTTTGTAACAAGCGTAACAAAACGACCATATGAAGCACCTTGGCAATTTGTTGAGAAAGATAAATTTATTATTCAAAATACTGATGCCCTTTTATTAATCTACGACGAGGATAATGAAGCTTCGCCTAAATACTTAAAACGTTTAGCTGAAAAATATGCAGATACACATCCTTACGAATTAATCTATATAAATGCATATGATTTACAAATGGTTGCAGAAGAGATACAACAGTCTGAATGGTAA
- a CDS encoding ornithine--oxo-acid transaminase, which translates to MTNKTASLIEKTEKFGAHNYHPLPIVVSEAEGVWVKDPEGNKYMDMLSAYSAVNQGHRHPKIIQALKDQADRVTLTSRAFHNDQLGPWYEKLTQMTGKNMILPMNTGAEAVESAIKVARRWAYDVKGVEDNKAEIIGCNGNFHGRTMGAVSLSSDAEYKRGFGPMLGGFKLIPYGDIDALKEIITPNTAAFIVEPIQGEAGIVIPEDGFLKQAEQLCKENNVLFITDEIQTGLSRTGKLFAHQWEQVTPDVIILGKALGGGVMPISAVCANDDILGVLNPGSHGSTFGGNPLACAVSLASLEVLEEEKLTERSLELGNYFQEQLRTINNLNIKEVRGRGLFIGVELTVPARKYCEELMGLGLLCKETHDYVIRFAPPLVITKEEIDWALERINKVFA; encoded by the coding sequence ATGACGAACAAAACTGCTAGCCTTATTGAAAAAACTGAGAAATTTGGTGCCCATAATTATCATCCACTTCCAATTGTAGTCTCTGAAGCTGAAGGAGTATGGGTTAAAGATCCTGAAGGTAATAAGTATATGGATATGCTTTCTGCATACTCTGCTGTAAACCAAGGTCACCGTCATCCAAAGATTATCCAAGCTTTAAAAGATCAAGCTGATCGCGTAACGCTAACTTCACGAGCTTTCCACAATGACCAACTTGGCCCATGGTATGAAAAGCTAACTCAAATGACTGGTAAAAATATGATTTTACCAATGAATACAGGTGCTGAAGCTGTTGAATCTGCAATTAAAGTTGCTCGCCGTTGGGCTTACGATGTAAAAGGTGTCGAAGATAACAAAGCTGAAATCATTGGCTGCAATGGGAATTTCCACGGCCGCACAATGGGCGCTGTCTCTCTATCATCTGATGCTGAATACAAACGTGGTTTCGGTCCAATGCTAGGTGGATTTAAGTTGATCCCTTATGGTGATATTGATGCTCTTAAAGAAATCATTACACCAAACACAGCAGCCTTCATCGTCGAACCTATTCAAGGTGAAGCTGGTATCGTAATTCCTGAAGATGGGTTCTTAAAACAAGCAGAACAACTTTGTAAAGAAAACAACGTATTATTTATTACAGATGAAATTCAAACAGGACTATCTAGAACGGGCAAATTGTTCGCCCATCAATGGGAACAAGTGACTCCAGATGTCATTATCCTTGGCAAAGCCCTTGGTGGCGGTGTCATGCCAATCTCTGCTGTATGTGCAAACGATGATATCCTAGGTGTATTAAACCCAGGTTCTCACGGTTCAACTTTCGGTGGTAACCCACTTGCTTGCGCAGTATCTCTTGCATCATTAGAAGTACTGGAAGAAGAAAAACTAACTGAACGTTCTTTAGAATTAGGTAACTACTTCCAAGAACAATTACGTACAATCAATAATCTAAATATTAAAGAGGTACGTGGTAGAGGGTTATTTATCGGTGTGGAATTAACTGTGCCAGCTCGTAAATACTGTGAGGAATTAATGGGGCTCGGTTTATTATGTAAAGAGACTCATGATTACGTTATTCGCTTCGCCCCACCACTAGTAATCACAAAAGAAGAAATCGACTGGGCTTTAGAAAGAATTAATAAAGTATTTGCATAA
- a CDS encoding sigma-54-dependent Fis family transcriptional regulator, producing MSQKEIIIKLLEEIIEKVSVGVHAVDREGKTIIYNKKMREMEAMEREDVLHKNVRDVFRFQENQSSTLLQSLEAGSEIVNVKQTYFNNRGVEITSVNNTFPFIVDGEILAAVEIATDVTKIERLMRQKIRQTKTDFTFKEIIGETTELIDVISLAKRASRTNSNVLIVGETGTGKELFAQSIHSESERANGPYITQNCAALPDSLIEGILFGTTKGSFTGAVDSPGLFEQAQGGTLLLDELNSLNINLQAKLLRVLQERKVRRIGGSNEFPIDVRVIATVNEDPIDAVANNRLRKDLYYRLAVVTLLIPPLRERIADIPLLVGEFIEKYNDLFKMNVTSISDEVREFFIAHSWPGNVRELEHVIEASMNLMNYEQRIEMHHLPYQYRKKVKDKSIPMQAIFDSSQNNPLTNLNDQLAIFEKQYIEYCLKEHGYHVTNTAHALGISRQSLQYRMKRLNISK from the coding sequence ATGAGTCAAAAGGAAATAATCATCAAACTACTTGAAGAAATTATTGAAAAGGTTAGTGTAGGTGTACACGCGGTAGACCGAGAGGGAAAAACTATCATCTACAACAAAAAGATGCGTGAAATGGAAGCAATGGAAAGAGAAGATGTATTACATAAAAATGTAAGAGATGTGTTTCGGTTTCAAGAAAATCAAAGTAGTACATTGCTTCAATCTTTAGAAGCGGGATCTGAAATTGTCAATGTAAAGCAGACCTATTTTAATAACCGTGGTGTTGAAATTACATCGGTAAATAATACTTTTCCCTTTATTGTAGATGGAGAAATCCTCGCTGCTGTTGAAATTGCCACAGATGTAACGAAAATAGAGCGTTTAATGCGACAAAAGATACGACAGACAAAGACTGATTTTACTTTTAAAGAGATTATAGGGGAAACTACTGAACTTATTGATGTAATAAGCCTCGCGAAAAGAGCATCGAGAACTAACTCAAATGTATTAATTGTTGGAGAAACTGGTACGGGAAAAGAATTATTTGCTCAAAGCATTCATTCTGAAAGTGAGAGGGCAAATGGCCCTTACATAACTCAAAACTGTGCAGCACTTCCGGATTCGTTAATTGAGGGTATTTTATTTGGTACTACAAAAGGTTCGTTCACTGGTGCGGTAGATAGCCCGGGATTATTTGAACAAGCCCAAGGGGGGACTCTTTTATTAGATGAACTAAACTCTTTAAATATTAATTTGCAAGCAAAACTATTACGAGTTTTACAAGAAAGAAAGGTCCGAAGAATTGGTGGTTCAAATGAATTTCCAATTGATGTGAGGGTAATTGCTACGGTTAATGAGGATCCAATTGACGCTGTTGCAAACAATCGATTGAGAAAAGATTTGTACTACCGGTTAGCGGTTGTCACACTATTAATTCCTCCTTTACGTGAACGAATTGCAGATATTCCATTATTGGTAGGGGAATTTATCGAAAAGTATAATGACCTATTTAAGATGAATGTAACTAGTATCTCTGATGAAGTAAGAGAATTTTTTATAGCCCATAGTTGGCCAGGAAACGTTAGGGAGCTAGAGCACGTGATCGAAGCTTCGATGAATTTAATGAACTATGAACAACGGATAGAGATGCACCACTTACCTTATCAATATCGGAAAAAGGTGAAAGACAAATCAATACCAATGCAAGCAATTTTTGACTCTTCTCAAAATAATCCGTTAACAAATTTAAACGATCAACTAGCCATTTTCGAAAAACAGTATATTGAGTATTGCTTAAAAGAGCATGGGTATCATGTTACGAATACTGCACATGCTTTGGGCATTAGTCGACAAAGCTTACAATACCGCATGAAACGGTTAAATATATCTAAATAA
- the rpoN gene encoding RNA polymerase factor sigma-54 has translation MDLSVHLQQKLEQKHMLTPQLKQSLDILKFSMQELEDYIRNEANGNPLIDIKNSNESVAMEMARLKALNESTISVSSRHQQTIDIFDQLYSKDESIELYLMEQLAIEKNLRKLEKDVITYYIRSLNNLGYLECDLHEVSARFQIPLHECEKLLAVFQSFEPVGIGARNLKECLLLQITRTDSVPNLAYVIVENDLEHIAERKFQLLTEKYRVTVEEIQSILSFIQTLQPYPNIEIEHSNVEYVIPDIIVEDCEGELIFSINDSAIPRITINSYYEELLHLNKEAKDFLKTKLLDALLLIKGIEQRHETLYKVTNVILQHQKEFFRKGKNELKPLGLKDIAKIVNLHESTVSRAISNKYIQVPDGVYPLKSLLMRGLKTNSGKLESAIYVKNRIKSIVENENPKKPTSDQKIANMLLNEGIQIARRTVAKYREEMGIMQSTKRIKR, from the coding sequence ATGGATCTATCTGTCCATTTACAACAAAAACTCGAACAAAAGCATATGCTAACGCCACAGCTTAAGCAGTCGCTGGACATATTAAAGTTTTCAATGCAAGAATTGGAAGATTATATACGTAATGAAGCAAATGGTAATCCGTTAATCGATATTAAGAACTCCAATGAAAGTGTAGCTATGGAAATGGCCCGCTTAAAGGCATTGAATGAATCAACTATTTCTGTTTCTTCAAGACATCAGCAAACAATAGATATCTTTGACCAACTCTATAGCAAAGATGAATCAATTGAGCTTTATTTAATGGAACAGCTTGCAATTGAAAAAAACTTAAGGAAACTCGAAAAAGATGTAATTACATATTATATACGTAGTTTAAATAATTTGGGTTATTTAGAATGTGATTTACATGAAGTATCGGCTCGATTTCAAATTCCATTACATGAATGTGAAAAATTACTAGCTGTATTTCAGTCTTTTGAGCCGGTTGGGATTGGAGCACGTAATTTAAAGGAATGTCTACTATTGCAAATAACTAGAACAGATTCAGTCCCAAATTTAGCGTATGTAATTGTAGAAAACGATTTAGAACATATCGCGGAGAGAAAATTTCAGCTGCTTACTGAAAAATACCGTGTTACAGTGGAAGAAATACAATCCATTCTCTCGTTTATTCAAACATTACAACCCTATCCTAACATAGAAATTGAACATTCAAACGTGGAATATGTGATACCAGATATAATTGTGGAGGACTGTGAAGGGGAATTGATTTTCAGCATTAATGATAGTGCTATACCTAGAATTACTATTAACTCTTATTATGAAGAACTACTACATTTAAATAAGGAGGCAAAAGACTTCTTAAAAACTAAGTTATTAGATGCTCTTCTTCTAATAAAAGGAATTGAACAGCGACATGAAACATTATATAAAGTAACAAATGTGATTTTGCAACACCAAAAGGAGTTCTTTCGTAAGGGTAAAAATGAGTTAAAACCGTTAGGCCTGAAAGACATTGCGAAAATAGTAAACCTTCATGAGTCTACTGTAAGTCGCGCAATTAGCAACAAATATATACAAGTACCTGATGGAGTCTATCCATTAAAATCATTGTTAATGAGAGGATTGAAGACAAATAGCGGTAAACTAGAATCAGCTATTTACGTAAAAAATAGAATAAAATCAATCGTTGAAAATGAAAATCCGAAAAAGCCAACCTCCGATCAAAAAATCGCAAATATGCTATTAAATGAAGGTATTCAAATTGCTAGGCGAACGGTGGCTAAGTATCGAGAGGAAATGGGGATTATGCAGTCAACAAAAAGAATAAAAAGATAA
- a CDS encoding YbfB/YjiJ family MFS transporter — translation MTRQHIGVLFGGILLLVIAMGISRFSFTPILPFMRVDEGLTFEAAGYLASSNYIGYFVGALGAGFIYRNKKNFLLINVLLNVLSILWMGLTHSYVLWIILRFVAGVTAGYIFVLTSSIIMDYLARHSLSRWSGYLFSGIGLGIAISGLLVPYIEAHFYWEGTWIGLGLLSTLFFITTMTLWKTITIRNGEKVEKTKETKIFQGFMPWLVIAYGLEGLGYIITGTFLVDIIYNIESLRSFASFSWVITGLGAIPAAPIWMAMIAKLSTVKVLSFAYILQIIGILLPVFSQTAWSVLLSAFLFGFTFVGIVSLSTAYARELFPKQSGAVVSILTTAYALGQIVGPVFASVFEGLFNSYKAPLTFAGVTVIFALATLLFGKLFSDRKHHGHIAKITNDIK, via the coding sequence ATGACACGACAACACATCGGGGTGTTATTTGGAGGAATTTTATTATTAGTAATTGCAATGGGGATTAGTCGATTTTCATTTACACCGATTTTACCGTTTATGCGAGTCGATGAGGGATTGACCTTTGAGGCAGCGGGATATTTAGCATCAAGCAATTATATAGGTTACTTTGTAGGAGCACTTGGGGCGGGGTTTATTTATCGAAATAAAAAGAACTTTTTACTTATTAATGTATTGCTAAATGTATTATCTATCTTATGGATGGGCTTAACACATTCATATGTATTATGGATTATTTTACGCTTTGTTGCAGGTGTAACAGCTGGTTATATTTTTGTGTTAACCTCTAGTATCATTATGGATTATTTAGCTAGGCATTCTCTTAGTCGTTGGTCTGGATATTTATTTTCAGGAATTGGACTTGGTATTGCCATTTCAGGATTATTGGTTCCTTATATTGAAGCGCACTTTTATTGGGAAGGTACCTGGATTGGACTTGGCCTTTTATCAACATTGTTTTTCATTACAACGATGACTTTATGGAAAACGATTACAATACGTAATGGCGAAAAAGTTGAAAAGACGAAGGAAACTAAAATATTTCAAGGCTTTATGCCTTGGCTAGTTATTGCATATGGCCTTGAAGGGCTCGGCTACATAATTACCGGTACATTTTTAGTAGACATTATATATAATATCGAAAGTTTGAGATCTTTTGCTAGCTTTAGCTGGGTTATTACAGGTCTCGGTGCAATACCTGCCGCACCAATTTGGATGGCCATGATTGCAAAACTTTCTACTGTAAAGGTATTATCATTTGCCTACATACTACAAATTATCGGTATTCTACTACCTGTTTTTTCACAAACAGCATGGAGTGTATTGTTATCAGCATTTTTATTTGGTTTTACGTTTGTTGGTATCGTATCCCTATCAACAGCTTACGCACGAGAATTGTTTCCAAAACAAAGCGGTGCAGTTGTTTCAATTTTAACGACTGCCTATGCATTGGGCCAAATAGTTGGACCTGTCTTTGCGAGTGTATTTGAAGGATTGTTTAATAGCTATAAAGCTCCACTTACTTTCGCTGGCGTAACGGTTATCTTTGCACTTGCAACATTACTTTTCGGCAAATTATTTAGCGATAGAAAGCATCATGGCCATATTGCAAAAATTACCAATGATATAAAATAA
- the menC gene encoding o-succinylbenzoate synthase, which produces MKITDITIRQLKMHLKQPFTTSFGSFVDKEFLLLEAKDEKGTIGWGECVAFDTPWYTEETVKTCWHILEDFLIPMVLHKEIAHPDQVSELFKSIRKNNMAKATIEGAVWDIYAQQTNQSLAYALGGNKEKIEVGISVGIQKTIEKQIAVVEQAVNNGYKRIKVKIKPGWDVNVLGALRERFPDVPIMADANSAYKLNDISIFKELDKFNLTMIEQPLAFDDIIDHANLQKQIKTPICLDESINNLQDARKAIELGSCGVINIKIGRVGGLTEAKKIHDLCKVNGIPVWCGGMLESGIGRAHNIALTSLANFVLPGDTAGSSHYWEEDIITPEVIVRDGYIDIPRTNGIGYTPNLEVINKFTVSSKSYK; this is translated from the coding sequence ATGAAAATAACAGATATTACAATTCGACAGTTAAAAATGCATTTAAAACAGCCATTTACAACAAGTTTTGGTTCATTCGTAGACAAGGAATTTCTATTGCTAGAAGCAAAGGATGAAAAAGGAACAATTGGTTGGGGAGAGTGTGTTGCATTTGATACACCATGGTATACAGAGGAAACAGTTAAAACATGTTGGCATATATTAGAGGATTTTTTAATTCCAATGGTATTACATAAAGAGATCGCTCACCCTGATCAAGTAAGCGAGTTATTTAAAAGTATTCGTAAAAACAATATGGCGAAGGCTACGATTGAGGGTGCAGTTTGGGATATCTATGCACAACAAACAAATCAATCGTTAGCATATGCACTTGGTGGAAATAAAGAAAAAATAGAAGTTGGCATTAGCGTTGGTATACAAAAGACGATAGAAAAACAAATAGCCGTCGTGGAACAAGCTGTAAATAACGGTTACAAACGAATTAAAGTAAAAATTAAGCCGGGATGGGATGTTAACGTTCTTGGTGCATTGAGAGAACGTTTTCCAGATGTACCGATAATGGCTGATGCAAACTCAGCGTACAAACTAAATGATATAAGTATTTTCAAAGAACTAGATAAATTTAATTTAACAATGATCGAACAACCATTAGCGTTTGATGACATTATTGACCATGCAAACTTACAAAAACAAATAAAAACGCCAATATGTCTTGATGAGAGTATTAATAACTTACAAGATGCTCGCAAAGCAATAGAACTGGGGAGTTGTGGCGTTATTAATATAAAAATTGGACGAGTTGGTGGTTTAACAGAAGCGAAGAAAATCCATGACTTATGCAAAGTCAACGGGATACCTGTTTGGTGCGGGGGGATGCTTGAATCTGGAATTGGTAGAGCCCACAATATTGCTCTTACATCATTAGCTAATTTCGTTTTACCAGGTGATACAGCTGGGTCAAGTCATTATTGGGAAGAGGATATTATTACGCCAGAAGTAATTGTACGTGATGGTTACATAGATATTCCGAGAACAAATGGAATTGGATATACTCCGAATTTAGAAGTAATTAATAAATTTACTGTTTCTTCAAAGAGCTATAAGTAA
- a CDS encoding VCBS repeat-containing protein: MNPFWQPITMPPLHLQIPRGQSIITYKIGDVTGDGFSDFIYITADKQTDSSPFLRNITLFVKYGRSNHIEMYRPPENAGYNPTLWLGDLTGDGIQDIFLVIDSGGSGGIIYAYVYSVQNGIMKNIFDSIKFNEQHTYNVQYLNQYKASVMSKKPSKKYTLDLTYKGKEYLNEIYNADGTLKAPIEGWVDPISALNPVDLARNGKYYLLGMQQIAGRFHADGLGIVENLLNWDGSAFSIVRQTVAIYGEDF; encoded by the coding sequence ATGAATCCATTTTGGCAACCTATAACGATGCCGCCTTTGCATTTGCAGATACCAAGAGGTCAATCTATCATCACCTATAAAATAGGTGATGTAACGGGTGATGGCTTTTCTGATTTCATTTATATAACGGCTGATAAGCAAACGGACAGTTCACCCTTTTTAAGAAATATTACGCTATTTGTGAAATATGGTAGATCCAATCATATTGAAATGTATCGACCACCGGAAAATGCGGGGTATAATCCGACTCTATGGTTAGGTGATTTAACTGGCGATGGAATTCAGGATATTTTTTTAGTCATTGACTCTGGAGGAAGTGGGGGAATCATTTATGCATATGTTTACTCAGTACAAAATGGGATTATGAAGAATATTTTTGATTCAATTAAGTTTAATGAACAACATACGTATAATGTTCAATATTTAAATCAATATAAAGCAAGTGTAATGAGCAAAAAACCTTCTAAGAAATATACACTTGACCTCACATATAAGGGGAAAGAATATTTAAATGAAATTTATAACGCAGATGGAACTTTAAAAGCTCCAATTGAAGGTTGGGTGGATCCTATTAGTGCACTGAATCCAGTAGATTTAGCGAGAAATGGCAAATATTATTTACTAGGGATGCAACAAATTGCGGGTAGATTCCATGCTGATGGATTAGGAATTGTTGAAAATTTATTAAATTGGGATGGTAGTGCCTTTTCTATTGTGCGCCAAACAGTCGCGATTTATGGTGAGGATTTTTAA
- a CDS encoding S66 peptidase family protein, with protein MGIIYPSLSKYAKIGVTAPSSGLQKEVYSRLERAINRLEQKGYSFAIGNTCWTQYKAKSAPAMFRALELNAMLQDKSIDFIFPPWGGELLIEVLEHIEFDKIEPKWLLGYSDISLLLLAITLRTGIATAHGTNLVELRGRTSDPTTILWEKVLTTKKGEEIIQYSSEKYQLEWQYGYETEYVYHLTESTRWKTISNNPMFVKGRLLGGCIDVIKHLIGTPYGNVQEFHEKFIHNQPVIWYLENCDMNVAELRRSLVQMKLAGWFKHTSAILFGRSQANQPVEDYHEIDVYMDLSEELNIPIGYDIDCGHVPPQMTFVNGAYAEVRIYNGSGMIKQKFI; from the coding sequence ATGGGGATTATTTATCCAAGTTTATCGAAATACGCAAAAATTGGTGTAACTGCACCTTCATCGGGATTGCAAAAAGAGGTGTATTCACGTCTAGAAAGAGCTATTAACCGGTTAGAACAAAAGGGATATTCATTTGCGATTGGAAATACTTGCTGGACTCAATATAAGGCAAAATCAGCACCTGCAATGTTTAGAGCTTTGGAGTTAAATGCAATGTTACAAGACAAGTCTATTGATTTTATTTTTCCGCCCTGGGGAGGGGAATTATTAATAGAAGTATTGGAACATATAGAGTTTGATAAGATTGAGCCTAAATGGCTACTAGGATACTCAGATATTAGTTTATTACTACTTGCCATCACTCTTAGAACTGGTATAGCAACCGCACACGGGACAAACTTAGTAGAATTAAGAGGTAGAACTAGTGACCCGACAACAATACTTTGGGAAAAAGTGCTAACAACAAAAAAGGGTGAAGAAATCATACAGTACTCATCTGAGAAATACCAGTTAGAATGGCAATATGGTTATGAAACAGAGTATGTATATCACCTTACGGAGAGCACTAGATGGAAAACAATCTCGAATAACCCTATGTTCGTAAAAGGTAGGCTACTAGGCGGTTGTATAGATGTAATTAAGCATCTCATAGGAACTCCATATGGGAATGTCCAAGAGTTCCATGAAAAGTTTATTCATAATCAACCGGTGATTTGGTATTTAGAGAATTGTGATATGAACGTAGCTGAATTGCGAAGATCTTTAGTTCAAATGAAGTTAGCTGGCTGGTTTAAACATACAAGCGCAATTTTGTTTGGTAGAAGTCAGGCTAATCAACCAGTAGAAGATTATCATGAAATTGATGTCTACATGGATTTATCGGAAGAGCTAAATATTCCAATCGGATATGATATAGATTGTGGTCATGTGCCACCTCAAATGACATTTGTAAATGGAGCTTACGCTGAGGTAAGAATCTATAATGGATCAGGTATGATCAAACAGAAGTTTATTTGA
- the purB gene encoding adenylosuccinate lyase: MPSHVIDMIMLKNNFGTEQMRQVWSDENRLQKHFDVEIALAKAEGELGLIPQEAAQQIAQAKTDDVSIAELAANMAKVKHSLMPTISALQERSGEGGEFVHYGATTQDIVDTGTILQLKEAHQIIRAELIDVAALLAKLAKEHRLTLIAGRSHGMQGLPTTFGFKLSVVLSEVLRHLSRLDEVSDRVFVGNISGAVGTYASFGPKGIEVEKRALELVGLGAPEIVWHSSRDRLAEYASVLGLISGTLGKLGNEFYNLMRTEIDEVEEPFTKGKVGSSTMPHKRNPAAFEGIASLTRPILQNVSLIQHSLIVEHERDAMSWRGEWIAMPEICIYLSSQLAGTKGVLDGLIVKKENMLRNLDLLGGLLLSERIMFAISDKAGKQTAHHIIYELSMASFEEKVPFKQKLIDNPTVKELLTEEELNELFNYETYIGLAPQKVDEVLTNYYNSPYAKKEGK, encoded by the coding sequence ATGCCATCACATGTTATAGATATGATTATGTTGAAAAATAATTTTGGAACTGAGCAAATGCGCCAAGTTTGGTCTGATGAAAATCGACTACAAAAACACTTTGATGTGGAAATCGCACTTGCGAAAGCAGAAGGAGAACTAGGGTTAATTCCCCAAGAAGCTGCACAGCAAATTGCCCAAGCAAAAACAGACGATGTAAGTATAGCAGAACTTGCTGCTAACATGGCAAAAGTAAAACATTCATTAATGCCGACAATATCAGCTTTACAGGAACGCAGTGGTGAAGGAGGGGAATTTGTTCACTACGGAGCTACAACACAAGATATTGTAGATACTGGAACAATCCTTCAATTGAAAGAAGCACATCAAATTATTCGTGCAGAATTGATTGATGTTGCTGCATTATTAGCAAAATTAGCGAAGGAACACCGTTTAACGTTAATAGCAGGTCGCTCTCACGGCATGCAAGGATTGCCAACAACGTTTGGCTTTAAGTTATCCGTTGTTTTAAGCGAAGTTCTACGCCATTTATCAAGATTAGATGAAGTAAGTGACAGAGTATTTGTAGGAAATATTAGTGGTGCAGTTGGAACATATGCCTCATTTGGACCAAAAGGAATAGAAGTAGAAAAACGTGCTTTAGAACTTGTTGGTTTAGGTGCCCCAGAAATCGTATGGCATTCATCAAGGGATCGACTAGCTGAATATGCAAGTGTTCTAGGTTTAATTAGCGGTACACTTGGAAAACTAGGCAATGAATTTTATAACTTAATGCGTACGGAGATAGATGAGGTTGAAGAACCGTTTACAAAAGGTAAGGTTGGATCATCCACTATGCCACATAAACGTAATCCTGCAGCATTTGAAGGGATTGCAAGTTTAACCCGTCCAATTCTTCAAAATGTATCTTTAATACAACATTCACTGATTGTAGAGCATGAACGTGACGCCATGTCTTGGCGTGGTGAATGGATAGCGATGCCTGAAATTTGTATTTACCTATCTTCACAACTGGCAGGTACAAAAGGCGTATTAGACGGTTTAATTGTTAAAAAAGAAAATATGTTACGTAACTTAGATTTGTTAGGTGGTTTGCTTCTTTCTGAACGAATAATGTTCGCTATATCTGATAAAGCGGGTAAACAAACAGCACACCATATCATTTACGAATTATCAATGGCTTCTTTTGAAGAGAAAGTGCCATTTAAACAGAAATTAATAGATAATCCAACGGTAAAAGAATTGTTAACCGAAGAAGAGCTTAATGAATTGTTTAATTACGAAACATATATAGGCTTAGCTCCTCAAAAAGTTGATGAAGTGTTAACAAACTATTATAATAGCCCATATGCCAAAAAAGAGGGAAAATAA
- a CDS encoding GNAT family N-acetyltransferase yields MTFHYRQATVDDAEILQEILVKAYAENGKLGIKFDAVNADVELTTRHLQNNLCFFMELDGKVVATISLRMPWGPNPGPEKVPHIGWFATDPESGQKGLGSKLLNWLEEEILIKQLRTPYVTLGTADKHPWLIQMYERKGYKVFSQKDLGKGHITIYMKKEFKLEEQ; encoded by the coding sequence ATGACATTTCATTATCGACAAGCAACCGTTGATGACGCAGAAATTTTACAAGAGATATTAGTAAAAGCTTATGCGGAAAACGGAAAATTAGGGATTAAGTTTGATGCTGTGAATGCAGATGTAGAATTAACGACACGTCATTTGCAAAACAATTTGTGTTTCTTTATGGAATTAGACGGTAAAGTCGTGGCTACAATCTCACTTCGAATGCCATGGGGCCCTAATCCAGGTCCGGAAAAGGTACCTCATATAGGCTGGTTTGCTACAGATCCAGAAAGTGGACAAAAAGGGCTTGGATCTAAATTGCTCAACTGGCTAGAAGAAGAAATATTAATAAAACAGTTAAGAACACCTTACGTTACATTAGGAACAGCTGACAAGCATCCATGGTTAATTCAAATGTATGAACGAAAGGGTTATAAAGTATTTTCTCAAAAGGATTTAGGAAAAGGTCATATAACGATTTACATGAAAAAAGAATTTAAGCTGGAGGAACAATAA